Proteins co-encoded in one Capsicum annuum cultivar UCD-10X-F1 chromosome 9, UCD10Xv1.1, whole genome shotgun sequence genomic window:
- the LOC107841971 gene encoding calmodulin-like protein 3 encodes MDPAEVGRVFHMFDRNGDGKITRKELSDSLQNLGIYIPEMELVQMIEKIDINRDGFVDMEEFGTLYRSIMDERDEEEDMREAFNVFDQNGDGFITVEELRSVLSSLGLKQGKTLEDCKRMIMKVDVDGDGMVDYKEFRQMMKRGGFASLNSS; translated from the coding sequence ATGGATCCAGCAGAGGTAGGTAGAGTTTTTCATATGTTCGATCGAAATGGGGACGGAAAAATTACGAGAAAGGAGCTTAGTGATTCGTTGCAAAATTTGGGAATTTACATTCCTGAAATGGAACTTGTGCAAATGATCGAAAAGATTGATATCAACAGAGATGGGTTTGTAGACATGGAGGAATTTGGGACATTGTATCGGTCGATAATGGACGAGAGGGACGAAGAAGAAGACATGAGAGAAGCTTTCAATGTGTTCGATCAAAACGGTGACGGATTCATCACGGTGGAAGAATTAAGATCCGTTTTGTCATCGTTGGGTTTGAAACAAGGAAAAACACTAGAAGATTGCAAGAGAATGATAATGAAAGTTGACGTGGATGGTGATGGAATGGTTGATTACAAGGAATTCAGACAAATGATGAAACGTGGTGGATTTGCTTCCTTGAACTCAAGCTGA